The following proteins are encoded in a genomic region of Rubrobacter xylanophilus DSM 9941:
- a CDS encoding lipoate--protein ligase family protein yields METLDAGLLAGPEMGLGLQQAVLEQVGAGERGPTALLWRSPRYVAVTRPETRLAGFAEAARAARRLGFPVLVRNSGGGAVAANEGSLSFSLTLPVGDLRQGLYERYAEGVELVVAALRRLGVAAEGGEVEGEFCPGAYSVRSGGARGVKHAGLAQRVTRRAARLEALVLAERTAELVPVLELVYAALGRPFRPGSVGDLPSGALGVAGALKAEVRERYGGRERGLDAATLERARSLAASPLWRPAAEDARGG; encoded by the coding sequence TTGGAGACGCTGGACGCCGGGCTGCTCGCCGGCCCGGAGATGGGCCTCGGCCTGCAGCAGGCCGTGCTGGAGCAGGTGGGCGCGGGCGAACGCGGCCCCACCGCCCTCCTGTGGCGCTCGCCGCGCTACGTGGCCGTGACCCGCCCGGAGACGCGCCTCGCGGGCTTCGCGGAGGCGGCGCGCGCCGCCCGGCGGCTCGGCTTTCCGGTGCTGGTCCGCAACTCCGGCGGCGGCGCGGTGGCGGCGAACGAGGGCTCCCTCTCCTTCTCCCTGACGCTCCCGGTCGGGGACCTGCGCCAGGGCCTCTACGAGCGCTACGCGGAGGGCGTGGAGCTGGTCGTCGCGGCCCTCCGGAGGCTCGGGGTCGCGGCGGAGGGCGGGGAGGTGGAGGGCGAGTTCTGCCCCGGGGCGTACTCGGTCCGCTCGGGCGGCGCCCGGGGCGTCAAGCACGCGGGCCTCGCCCAGCGGGTGACCCGCCGGGCGGCCCGGCTGGAGGCGCTGGTGCTCGCCGAGCGGACGGCGGAGCTGGTGCCGGTGCTGGAGCTGGTGTACGCCGCCCTCGGGCGCCCCTTCCGCCCGGGGAGCGTCGGGGACCTCCCGTCCGGAGCGCTCGGGGTCGCCGGGGCCCTCAAGGCGGAGGTGCGCGAGCGCTACGGCGGGCGCGAGAGGGGGCTCGACGCGGCCACCCTCGAGCGGGCCCGGAGCCTGGCGGCCTCCCCCCTCTGGCGGCCGGCTGCGGAGGACGCCCGGGGGGGCTAA